Proteins encoded within one genomic window of Humulus lupulus chromosome 1, drHumLupu1.1, whole genome shotgun sequence:
- the LOC133777796 gene encoding uncharacterized protein LOC133777796: MALEANNEAIQCKVFSTTFSGPALLWFRQLKPGALNSFSDLQRTFLQQYSANREVPRTMADLYRIEQGENEHPKAYLQRFIDLVHQIHYVDPLTAENLFVKSLQVGSLLHENLTMTPPYDMADVQTRAEGVFRVLEFRERAQKKSALISAPPTNNPPPPAKDDKRKRNQTDHTKEGKRPRQDRQPSRYPSFKYTVPQEVIYEENKDRPIWREPYKITTPSDRRDKSRYCLFHKDHGHTIAECHNLNNQIQALMRSGRLTQYIKETGRPGTSR; the protein is encoded by the coding sequence ATGGCATTAGAAGCTAATAACGAAGCCATACAATGCAAAGTCTTTTCAACGACATTCTCCGGGCCAGCTCTGTTATGGTTCCGACAATTAAAGCCCGGGGCGCTCAACAGTTTTAGTGATCTCCAACGGACCTTCTTACAGCAGTACAGCGCAAACCGAGAGGTGCCCAGAACAATGGCCGATCTCTATCGGATTGAACAGGGGGAGAATGAACATCCAAAAGCATACTTACAGCGTTTCATTGACCTCGTGCATCAAATCCACTACGTCGACCCACTCACCGCAGAAAATCTCTTCGTCAAAAGCCTGCAGGTGGGATCTCTCTTACATGAGAATCTCACCATGACACCTCCATACGACATGGCAGACGTGCAGACCCGAGCCGAGGGCGTCTTCAGGGTATTAGAATTTCGAGAGCGCGCACAGAAGAAGTCTGCACTCATCTCTGCTCCGCCAACAAATAATCCTCCACCACCTGCCAAGGATGACAAGAGGAAACGGAACCAAACAGATCATACGAAGGAAGGAAAAAGGCCAAGACAGGATCGACAGCCATCACGATACCCATCCTTCAAATATACCGTCCCGCAAGAAgtcatttatgaagaaaataaagacaGACCTATCTGGCGAGAGCCCTACAAAATTACCACTCCATCTGACAGAAGGGATAAAAGCAGATACTGTCTCTTCCACAAAGATCACGGTCATACGATCGCTGAATGCCACAATTTGAACAATCAGATCCAAGCCCTCATGAGGAGTGGGAGGCTTACCCAATACATCAAGGAGACGGGCAGACCAGGCACCTCGCGGTAG
- the LOC133777788 gene encoding uncharacterized protein LOC133777788 gives MEERVKRYKSLGHVVNLVTSEDRSYPASAITFTDDDLKGVHLSHDDPLVISLQVDHCQLGRVLIDGGSGVDILFWEAFQKMGLEENQIRPSTTPILGFNSQRVYPKGAVRLTVVAAERALPVDFLIIDSTTSYNAIMGRNWIHRMQGVFSTLHQVMRCQSLNGCNTVDIKGCQKQAKKCFLTLKEINNSGTASHDNSPDK, from the coding sequence ATGGAAGAACGAGTGAAGCGATACAAATCGTTAGGCCACGTGGTCAATCTCGTCACTTCAGAAGACAGAAGCTACCCAGCCTCTGCTATCACCTTCACCGATGATGACCTGAAGGGCGTCCACCTATCCCAtgatgatccactcgtcatttcCCTACAAGTTGACCATTGCCAACTGGGCAGAGTTCTGATCGACGGGGGCAGTGGGGTCGACatcctcttctgggaagccttccagaagatGGGGCTAGAGGAGAATCAGATCCGGCCCTCCACCACGCCCATTTTGGGATTCAACAGCCAAAGAGTTTATCCAAAGGGCGCCGTTCGATTAACTGTGGTGGCTGCAGAACGCGCCCTGCCAGTAGACTTTCTCATTATAGACTCCACCACAagctacaacgccatcatgggGAGAAATTGGATCCACCGGATGCAGGGGGTATTCTCAACTCTACATCAGGTAATGCGATGTCAATCACTTAACGGGTGTAACACCGTCGACATCAAAGGCTGCCAGAAGCAGGCCAAAAAGTGCTTCCTTaccttaaaagaaataaataactcTGGCACTGCTTCCCATGACAACTCCCCTGACAAATAG